A region from the Vicia villosa cultivar HV-30 ecotype Madison, WI linkage group LG3, Vvil1.0, whole genome shotgun sequence genome encodes:
- the LOC131655685 gene encoding gibberellin 20 oxidase 2-like, which translates to MNSGQLLCELQVQPHVPKNFIWPKEYLEDAHEELQAPVVDLEGFLNGDNGSTQHASKLINEACLNHGFFQVINHGVDPLLIAQAYDQMDTIFKLPNHRKVSAYKVPGSMWGYSGAHAHRFSSKLPWKETFSFPYHVNELEPGVTSYFKSTLGGDFHQAGVTFEKYCKSMKELGMKLTELLAISLGVNDRLHYKELFEEGCSIMRCNNYPCCQQPSLVLGTGPHCDPTSLTLLHQDQVGGLQVFVDDKWHTVRPLPNALVVNIGDTFMALSNGRYKSCLHRAVVNQHKQRRSLAFFLCPKEDKVVRPPQDIISRDGTKLYPDFTWSQLLQFTQNYYRADESTLSNFTNWLISSKPQI; encoded by the exons ATGAATTCAGGTCAATTATTGTGTGAACTTCAAGTTCAACCCCACGTGCCAAAGAATTTCATTTGGCCAAAAGAGTATCTAGAGGATGCTCATGAAGAACTCCAAGCACCAGTGGTGGATCTTGAAGGGTTTCTCAATGGTGACAATGGATCCACACAACATGCCTCAAAACTCATAAATGAGGCTTGTTTGAACCATGGTTTTTTCCAAGTGATTAATCATGGTGTTGATCCACTTCTCATTGCTCAAGCTTATGATCAAATGGACACTATTTTTAAACTTCCAAATCATAGGAAAGTGAGTGCTTATAAGGTGCCTGGTTCAATGTGGGGATATTCTGGTGCTCATGCTCATCGTTTCTCCTCTAAACTTCCTTGGAAGGAAACTTTCTCTTTCCCTTACCATGTCAATGAGCTAGAGCCTGGTGTTACTAGCTACTTCAAATCTACCTTAGGGGGTGATTTTCATCAAGCTGG GGTGACATTCGAGAAGTACTGTAAGTCAATGAAAGAGCTGGGAATGAAGCTGACAGAGCTATTGGCAATAAGCTTAGGAGTGAATGATCGATTGCATTATAAGGAGTTGTTTGAAGAAGGTTGTTCCATTATGAGATGCAACAATTACCCATGTTGCCAGCAACCTAGTCTTGTCCTTGGGACAGGACCTCATTGTGATCCAACTTCTTTAACACTGCTTCATCAAGATCAAGTTGGAGGTCTTCAAGTTTTTGTTGATGATAAGTGGCACACAGTTCGACCCCTTCCTAACGCACTCGTTGTTAATATCGGAGATACATTCATG GCATTATCAAATGGAAGGTACAAGAGTTGCCTACATAGGGCTGTGGTTAATCAGCACAAACAGAGAAGGTCCTTGGCTTTCTTTCTATGTCCCAAAGAAGATAAGGTGGTGAGACCCCCTCAAGATATTATTAGCAGAGATGGGACCAAACTGTATCCTGATTTTACATGGTCACAATTGCTTCAATTCACTCAAAATTATTACAGAGCAGATGAATCCACACTCTCAAATTTCACCAACTGGTTGATATCTTCCAAACCACAAATTTAA